One Synechococcus sp. MU1617 genomic window, TGAGCACCACGCTCCAATCGGCCTCGGTCATGTCGCTGCGGCGCAGGCGTTTGAGGTCTTGCACCTGAGTGCCGTACTCAACGGTGAGTGCTCCGCTCTGCTGCAAGGGCATCAGATAGGCCCTGGTGAGGGTGCCGAAATCCACGTCCGTGCCCCGATCAATCCGGGTGGCCGCTACCGGCTGTTTGAGATCACGGCCCGCCATCACCAGGGGCATCCATTCGGTGAGCTCGCTCTGGTCTTCGCTCCAGCGCATCCGCGCAAAGGCCGGCAGCTCCTTCAGCTGGCTGTAGCGCTGACGCAGAAAGGCAATGTTCTCCGGCGTCCAGACGGCGCTGATGTGGGCCGCCTGGTGGAGAAAGCTGCCGGTGTCGAGATCGCCCCGCTCCCGCAGCGACCCCCAGAACTCCAGGCTGCGTTCAAACGAGGCATTGATGGCCACCGCTTTGGCCGTGGTAACCGTGCCATCCGCCTGCATTGGGGTGTAGTTCAGCTCGCAGTTGGCGGCATGGCCAGTGCCGGCGTTGTTCACCGCGGCGCTGCTCTCCAGAGCAGGCGCCTCGAGCCGCTCCACCAGAAGAATCCGCAGCTGCGGGTCAAGTTCATGCAGCAGCGCCGCCAGGGTGGCGCTCATGATTCCAGCGCCCACGAGCACGGCGTCGTAACGGGCCTCGGGGTTGAACGAACCGTCGTGCTGCACCGGAGCTGGAGGGTTAACCGCTCTCGTCACCATATGGGGCCACTCCGTAACCTTGAGGAGTTGATGTCTGGTTCATCCCGATGAGCACTGAAACCATGGCCCTCACGTTGGAGAACGTGGAGAAGGTGCTGGATGAACTGCGCCCCTTCCTGATGGCCGACGGCGGCAACGTTGAAGTGGTGGAGCTGGACGGTCCGATCGTGAAGGTGCG contains:
- a CDS encoding NifU family protein yields the protein MSTETMALTLENVEKVLDELRPFLMADGGNVEVVELDGPIVKVRLQGACGSCPSSTMTLKMGIERKMRESIPEVSEVVQVL